The Sporolituus thermophilus DSM 23256 genome contains the following window.
TTTTACGGCGAAATATTCTTTGAACCCAGGCGCCCAGGCAAACGCGGCCGTCAACTTTCTGGCATTTTCCCTGATACCCTTCTCATCATAAATATGAAAAGGCGTCTTATGCTGGCGAATGATTTCTTCCAATTTTGCTTTGGTAAAGGGGAGCTTTTTCTCTGCCATAAGGATACCTCCTGTTAGAATATTGAATGCGGCCGGGAGCGCCTCAGCTAATATGAAAACGGCCTGCGAGACCATCTCGCAAGCCGCTAAAAATGCTTATACCAAGCCCTATACTAGCCGTGCAAGATAGCGCTCCACCCGAATTTGCTCGGATGACAGTCTTACCCTTATTTAGCGGCAAGACCAGCAGAAGGTCCTTGGCCATGACCTGCTGCTTCGGCGGATATTCCTTTCTGCACCCTTCATCGCCGGCCTGCTCATGAATGCATACTCTTAATAGCCGCACCTCTATCTCACTATATTTAATTATCGTCTCTAGTATACCGAAGCGAGGCAGGTGTGTCAACACTTTTTCCCGCCCGTCCCGCCTTCACGGCAGACTCTCTTCCCCCGCGTTGAGAAGGCTATTTCAAGCGGTTTTTCGGTTTGGCAGCCGCCTTGGCCTTGCCGCCGCTTTTGGACTGGCGTTTATTCCCCGTTTTGCCCTTGACCTTGTTCCCTTTCCGGCCTTGGTCGTTGGCCGCCTTATCAGCTTCGCCCCGCCACGGTTCGGCGGCAAAGGCAAGGTCAATGGTGCGGTCGGCGGGATTGACGCGCACCACCCGTACCGCTACCGCATCGCCCAGGCGGTAGGTGCGCTTACTGCGCTCGCCGATCAGGGCATATTGCTCTTCCGCAAACTGGTAGTAGTCGTCATCCATACTGGAAACATGAACCAGTCCTTCGACGCCGTTATCCAGCTCAACGAACAGGCCGAAGGCGGTCACCCCGCTGATAATGCCGGGAAATTCGTCCCCGACGAACCGGGCCATGTATTCCACTTTCTTAAGGTCTACCGTCTCCCGTTCGGCCTCAGCCGCCGCCCGCTCCCGCTCTGACGAGTGCTGGGCCACGGCCGGCAGCATTTTGGCCAGCTTTTCCCGCCGCTTGGCCGACAATTCGCCGGTAGTGAAAGTTTCGCGCAAAATGCGGTGGACGATGAGGTCAGGATAGCGGCGGATTGGTGAGGTAAAATGGGTGTAATACCGGGCCGCCAGGCCGAAGTGGCCAAGGTTTTCCGCCTCATAACGGGCCTGTTTGAGCGAGCGCAGCATAACCGTGCTGATAATCCGCTCTTCCGGCCGGCCGGCAATGCGGGTAAGCACTTTCTGCAGGGCAATCGGATGAATATCGTCGACTGAAGTTAACCGCTGGCCAAAATTATGGAGAAGATCGTTGAGCTTTTCCATCTTTTCCGGGTCCGGCTCCTCGTGAACGCGGTAGACTGCCGGCACGCCAAGCCGGTGCAGGTGTTCGGCCACCGTCTCGTTGGCCGCCAGCATGAACTCCTCTATAATGGACTCGGCCAGACTGCGGACCCGCTTGACCAGTTCAACCGGCCGCCCCTCCTCATCCAGCTTGACCTTTATTTCCGGGAAATCGAAATCAATGGCTCCGCGGCGCATACGCCGCTCCCGCAGGATATGGCACAGCCGGGCCATTTCCTCCAGGTGGTCGACAAGGTCGGCATACTGCCGCCGCAAGTTTTCATCCCGGTCAACCAATATCCGCCGCACGATATTATAGGACAGACGCGTATGGACGCGGATTACGCTGGGAAATATTTCGTAGCGGACAATGCGACCGCCGGCATCGATTTCCATATGGACCGACAAGGTCAGGCGGTCTTCGCCGGCATTAAGGCTGCAAATGCCGTTGGACAGCCGCGGCGGCAGCATCGGCAGCACCCGGTCGACCAAATAGACGCTTGTTCCCCGGCGGCGGGCTTCGACGTCGAGCGGGGTATTTTCCCGCACATAGTAGCTCACGTCGGCGATGTGGACGCCGAGCAGATAGCGGCCGGCGGACAGCCGCTCGACATGGACGGCATCATCCAGGTCTTTCGCGTCCTCGGCGTCAATCGTGACGATGGGCAGGTCACGGAGATCGCGCCGTCCCGCCAGTTCCGCCGCACTGATCTCTGCCGGCGCGTCAGCCGCCGCCCGTTCCACCTCCGGCGGAAAGGACCGGGGCAGATTGTGCTTGGTAATGATGGATAAAATTTCGATCCCTGGGTCGCCTTTTTGCCCCAGTACTTCCACAATCCGCCCTTCGGCGCTCCGCTGCCGCTCAGGCCACTTGGTGATTTCCACCACTACTTTGGCATTGTCCTTGGCGCCGTTTCTTTCGCCTTTGGGCACGAAGATGTCCTGCCCCAGGCGGGGGTCGTCGGGGACGACAAAGCCATAGTGGCGGCTGGCCGCGAAGGTGCCGACGATCCGGTGGTTGGCCCGCTCGACAATGCGGATAATTTCGCCTTCCCGCTTTTTGCCGTGGACAGGGGTGCGGCGATGAATGCGGGCGACGACCCGGTCGTTGTGCATGGCCGTCATAGCGGCATCAGCAGTAATATAAATATCCGGCTCTTCGGGGTTGTCAGGAACAACGAAACCGTAACCCTTGCCGCTGGCATGGAAACGGCCCACGATGAGGTTCATGCGCTCCGGCACACCGTACTTGCCGTAGCGGGTCTTGATAATCAGAGCTTCGGCTTCCAGCTCATGCAGGATCGGCCAAAAATCGATCAGTTCCTTGCCCTTAAGGCCCATTTCCTCCGCTAGGTCCTCAGCAGTAAGCGGCCGGTAGGCGTCATTGCGCATAAAATTAAGGATCTTATCCCTTAAGGCCGTTTTTCCCATGTTCTCCCGTCCTTTTATTTATACATTTATTTGTCAACGACGGCAACGAGCGCCTTGCCTTCGGCCGTCACCGTGCCGTCCGGCAGGCGTACCTCGCCGGCCAGTTCATAGATGCGGCCCCGCTTGGCCACGATCCAACCGACAACCGTCAGGGCCTGTCCAACCGGAGTGGGCTGGCGGTACCGCACCTCCAGCCTGGCGGTTACGGCATTCATCCCTTTGGCATAAATATAGCGGGCCATGATTTCATCGAGCAGGGTACTGACAATACCGCCGTGGACGATGCCGTCATACCCCTGATGCTCCGGCCCGGCGGTAAAATTAGTGACATATGTATTGTTTTCTTCCCGAAAAGTTAATTTCAGACCGATCGGATTTAGTCGCCCGCAGGCGAAGCACCACTCGTTTCGCTGATCCATCTCACTCTCTCCTCAAAAACACGTCTATCTGGGCAAAAACCTCGTCCCGTTCGACATCCAGCGTCACCACGTGCCCTGACCGCCGGAGCCAAATGAGCTGTTTGTCGGCGCTCCCCAGGCGGTCAAAAATGTGGCGGGCACTTTCGGGCCGCACGGTATGCTCGGCCTGGGACTGAATGACGAGGGCCGGCGCCGTAATCACCGGCAGCAGCTTATCAACATGCTTGATAAGTGCCAATAAACTGGTAACACAATCTAGCGGCGTGCGGTCATAGCCGACGGTGTAAATAGGGTCGACGTCATAGCGTTTGCGTTTCTTCGGAATATAGCGCCGAAAGAGCCGGTATGCCGGCAACAGGTGCAGCCGCCGGTCGGCAATGTAGATCGGGGCGCTGAGGGAAACCACCTTGTCCACAGGGTATTCGGCCGCCAATTTCAGCACCATTAGTCCGCCCATCGACAAGCCAACGGCGGCGACTTTGCGGCACAGTCCCCGCAGCAGATGATAGCCGTCCTCAACGGCGCCGTACCAATGCGGCCAAACCGTCAAACGCATTTCCCGCTCGTTTGTGCCATGGCCGCAAAGACGGGGCGCCAGCACGGTATAGCCGCGGTCGTGCAGGTACTGCCCGGCCAGCCGCATCTCGGCCGGCGAACCGGTGAAGCCGTGCACCAGCAGCACGCCGTAGTCGCCGCCCGGCAGCAAAAACGGCTCGGCGCCACGGATAATCGCCACCAGACCACCTCCTATGGTATTATCATTATACCATTATCAGGCAATTCTAAACACCGCCGCAAGAACAAAAGCGCTAACGCGCCTTTTTAATAAAACCGCAAAGATGATCATGCCAATAAATGGCGCCACAAGCAATAGAAAGCAACATCATTCCACCACTTACCTCATACCTCATACCTCATACTTCATACTTCATACCACTTTCTACTTTCCGCTTACCATTTTCCATAGTTAAAAAGCGCCAGGGCTAGACCTGGCGCTTTCAGTGTTAGAAGAACAACATCGGTGCGATGATGAGGGAGATGGTACCGGCAACTTTGATGAGCGGGTTCATCGCCGGGCCGGAAGTATCCTTGAAGGGGTCGCCTACCGTATCGCCGATAACGGCGGCGGCGTGCGTCGGCGTGCCTTTGCCGCCGTATTTGCCGGCTTCAATGTACTTCTTGGCATTGTCCCAGGCACCGCCCGCATTGGACATGAAGATGGCGAGCAGCACGCCGGCGGCGGTGGTGCCGGCCAAAAATCCGGCAAGCGCTTTGGCGCCGAGCAGGAAGCCGACAAGCAGCGGCGTGCCAACGGCGAACAAGCCAGGCGCGATCATTTCGCGAATCGCCGCCTTGGTGCTGATATCGACACACTTCGCATAGTCGGGGCGGCCGGTACCTTCCATGATCCCGGGAATCTCGCGGAACTGGCGGCGGACTTCGCCGATCATTTCAAAGGCCGCTTTACCGACAGCTTCCATGGTCAGGGCGCACACGATGAACGGCAAGGTGGCGCCGAGGAAGATACCGATGATGACCCCCGGCTCGGTGAGGTTGACGACCAGTTTGCCGTCGACCAGCAGGCCGGACAGTTTCGGGTTCTTGGCCACTTCTTCGCCGAACGCGGTAAACAGCGCGAGTGCGGTGAGAGCGGCCGAGCCGATGGCGAAGCCTTTGGCGATGGCCGCCGTGGTGTTACCCACCGAGTCCAGCTTGTCCGTTGTTTTCCGGATTTCGGGACCCAGCTCGGCCATTTCGGCAATGCCGCCGGCATTGTCGGCGACAGGGCCGAACGAGTCAACGGCCACGACCATACCGGCGGTGCACAGCATGCCCATGGCCGCCATGGCGATGCCGTAGATGCCCGCTTGGCTGTACGCCAGCCAGGTGGCGATGGCGAAGACAACCATCGGAATACCGGTACTGCGCAGGCCGGTGGCCACGCCGGTAATAATATTGGTAGCCGGACCGGTCTGGGAAGCGTCGGCGATATGCTGGGTGGGTTTATGGGCGTTGGAGGTATAGTATTCGGTAATGATGCCGACAAGGACGTTAACGGCTAGGCCGGCCACAATGGCGATGAAAATGCCAAAGCCTTTGGCGCCGAAAATTTGCGTCGCAAAAATATAGGCAATGACCGCGGTAATGATGTTGGTGCCCCACAGCCCGCGGTTGAGGGCGGCTTGGGGATCGCCATCCTCGCCGGTGCGGACAAAGAAGGTGCTGACGATGGCGGCCGCAATGCCGGCAGCGCCGATGAGCAGCGGGAAAAGTACCCCGTTTACGCCATAAATGCTGTTGCCAATCAGCATGGCGGCGATGGTCGTAGCAGCGTAGGATTCAAACAGGTCGGCGCCCATGCCGGCCGTGTCGCCGACGTTGTCGCCGACGTTGTCAGCGATAACGGCAGGATTGCGCGGGTCGTCCTCCGGGATCCCTGCTTCCACTTTGCCGACCAGGTCGGCGCCTACGTCCGCGGCTTTAGTATAGATGCCGCCGCCGATCCGGGCAAAGAACGCAATGGCGCTGGCGCCAAAGGCAAAACTGTTGATAACGACAGGATCGCCGAAAATTATGTACAGCACCGATACGCCTAAAAGACCAAGACCGGCCACCGACATGCCCATAACGGCGCCGGCGCGGAACGACACGCTCAGGGCTTTGTTAAGGCTATGGCGGGCCGCTTCGGTTGTGCGGGCGTTGGACTTCGTGGTGGAGCTCATGCCCACATAGCCGGCAATGGCCGAGGACACGGCGCCAACCAGGAACGATACGGCCAATTTGTACCCGTCAATGAAGTATAAAATGAGAAAGATGGCAACGGTGAAGGGAATAAGGGTCTTATACTGACGGTTAAGGAAAGCCATGGCCCCTTCAAAGATCGCCTGGGAGATTTCCTGCATCTTCTGGTTGCCGGGGCTTTCTTTCAGCACGCTGCCGGCCAGGTAAGCGGCGAACAGCAGGGCGAGTAAGCCAGCGCCCGGCGCAATAAATAGCAAATCCATGTAGCTCTTGTTCCTCCTTATTTACCGCGGGTTGTCCCGTAAAAATGCTTAAAAAGACCCCAATGTAGGCCATTGAGGTGCAGAGAAACTACTGCATAACTTTGACCAAGATCATCGTAACGATGCCGAACAGCACAGCAAGAAACATAGTCGCCTTTGCCAATAGCTCGTCAATGCCTTTCTTTTTACCGCCAAACAGCGTCTCAGCGCCACCGGCGATTGCTCCGCCCATGCCGGCGCTTCGCCCTGACTGCAGCACCACCGAAGCAATCAAAAGAATCGACAGGATGGCTTCCAATATCATCAATGCCGTTACCACTTACCTAACACCCCCTACCCACCTTTGTACCATTTTATTTTATCACACCCCTTTTTACATTGACAATGTCTTACAAATATTTTTGTGTACCCGTATTTATATACATTATTGCCAAATATTTGGCAAAGTAGACTAGCCTGGTTAAAAAATAACCTAATCAATTGTTCCTCGCGCAGAACCAATACTTCCTCATATAAAAAAGGCGGGATTCATAATTAACCCGCCTTACACACTTTTATCTTAGTTAAAACTTGCCGCCGTCTTCGACTTTACTTCACAAATTCGCCCTATACATGGCTCTAGCTCACCTGATGATCGCTTGCGCCAGGTCTTCGATTTCCCGGTTCGCGTTGACGGACCGCTCAACTACCTCGACAATTTTGGCTTTCATACGGGTCGTATATTCTTCGTCTTTGATGGAAGACAGATTTATTTTCACGTTATACAGTGCGCCCTGCAGCGCGGCATAGGCTAAGGCGCCGGCGACCGCCGCATCGCTGGCGGCATTGGGATTGCCGACCTTGATGACGCGGACGGCCAGCCGCAATACGTCCAAACAAGCCTGCGCCACCGCCATGGGCAGGTCGGCCGCTTCCTTCAGCGCCTGCTGAATTGCCGCCGTCCGCCGCTCTTTTTCTTCCGCCGCTTGTTTAGGAAGCCGATAGGCCGCCATCACTTTGTTAAAGGCCGCGGTGTCTTCGTCCACATAGCGGAGCAGGCGATCTTTCAAGTCGCTGGCCGCGGCGCTGATTTCCCGGACTTCGGCGGCAACGTCCTGAAACTTGTCGCCGCTTGTCAGCTTCGCCACCATCGCGCACAGCGCCGCCCCCAGGGCGCCGGCGAGGGCGGCGGTGCTGCCGCCGCCCGGCGCCGGTGAAGCCGAGGCCAGTTCGTCGATAAATTCAACAATTGTCTTGTTTACCAGCATAATAACCACCTACAGATTTTCTTCAAATACCTGCTTGCGTTCAAACCCTTCGAGTCGCAGGTAAAACTCCGCCACATCCAAGAGCGCCTGGAGGGGAACCATGCCGATGATTTCGCTGCCCACCACATTGACACCGTAGCGGGCCGCCTCGGATTTGACGGTCTCAAACACGCGATACAACGGCGTGCCGGTATAGTCGACCATATTGATCGATACCTGGGCTATATTGCGGTCTTCAAGCATGACGCCAATGGCCCGGCAGTATTTATAGCCGCCTCTGGCCTCCCGGATGGCGTTGGCGATTTTCTTGGCAATGGTTACGTCGCTTGTCCCGAGGTTGATATTGAAGGCGATTAAAAACTGGCGGGCGCCGACCACCGTAGCCCCGGCGGTGGGGTGCATGCGGGGCGGCCCGTAGTCGGGATGACGCTCGGGTTTGGTAATATCTTGTTTGAGCCCTTCATATTCGCCTTTGCGGATGTCGGGCAGCTTCACCCGGCTGGGCATTTTGGCCGCCGCCTCGTACAAGTAGACCGGGATCTCAAGTTTTTCGGCGATTTCCTGTCCCAACTCGTTGGCGAGCTGAACACACTCTTCCATCGTCACCCCCCGCACCGGTACGAAGGGAATGACGTCGGTCGCGCCAATCCGCGGGTGCTCGCCTTGGTGTTTTTCCATGTCAATCAGCTCAGCCGCCTTCTTGCAGGCGCTAAATGCCGCCTGTTTCGCCGCTTGCGGCTCGCCCACAAACGTTACTACCGTGCGGTTATGGCTGGCGTCCGGTTTGACGTCGAGCAGTTTGACGCCGTCTATTTTCCGGATTTCGCCGACAATGGCCTCAATGACGTCAGCCCGCCGGCCCTCGCTGAAATTAGGCACGCATTCGACCAGTTTCTCCATACGACTTCTCCTCTCTTAACCCATCTGGCGATGAATTAGTTATTTTGTAAAATAGTTGATAAACCAGACGATATTAGGAATACCGACAATATCAATCAGCACCGCGCCGCATAAGGGCACGATCAAAAACGCTTTACGGGAAACGACGCCATACCGCTCGGCGACGGCGCTCATATTGGCAACCGCGTTCGGCGTAGCACCAAGGCCGTGGCCGATCATGCCGGCGCACATAACGGCGGCGTCATAATTGCGACCCAGCAGCGGGAACAGGAAGTAAATGCAGAAAATGAACATAAAGACGGTTTGGACGGCCAAAATGATGATGAGCGGCAGCGCCAGACTGTACAGTTCCCAAATTTTTAGCGACATCATTGCCATAGTCAGGAAGATGCCCAGGCTGACGTCCGCAATCAGGTCTACCGTTTTATCGTGCATTTTGACAAAAGGCTTAATGTCATTGATATTGCGGAACAGTACGGCCACAAACATTGCCCCGACATACCCCGGCAGGACAAAACCGGTAGCATCCTTGATTTTGGCCGAACCCAGCGCGCCCAGCACCATTACTACCAGAATGAGCGCCATCATCGACAATACTTTGTCGCTGGTGACGGGATCATCCTGTTCGGCAGTAACAGCTTGGTGCAATCCCTCCAGGTTTTCCTCGCTTGTTTCGATGGGCAAGTCGTAGCGCTCGATAAGCCACTTGGCCAGCGGACCGCCCATCAGTCCGCCGCTGATGAGCCCGTAAGTAGCCGAAGCAACGGCTACGACAAACGCGCCCTGCACGCCCAGCTGTTCGGCCGTCGGGCCAAACGCCGAGGCCGCTCCCATTCCGCCTTCCAGCGAGACCGCGCCGGCCATGACCCCCAGCACGGGATGAATGCCTGTCAGCATGGCCGTGCCGGCGCCGACGACGTTTTGCATTACCGCCAGGATCCAGCAGCTTACCAAATAGATAATTAGCGATTTTCCGCCCTTTTTAATCAGCCCCAGGCTTCCACCAAGGCCAACAGTGGTAAAGAAGGCAATCATAAATGGCATTTGGAGGGTGGTATCCAGTTTAAAAGTTAGCAAGTTGGCCTCTTTGAGCGCCCAGGCCAAAATCGAGAAACTAAATCCACCGATTACGGCCGCCGGTATACAAAACCGGACGAAGAACGGAAAGGTCCGCCGCACCCAACTGCCAAACATCAGCAGTAGCACCGATATGGCCACCGTAGCCACAATATCCAGTTTCATGACCCAAACTTTGTTGACCAGTTCAAAACTCACACTGCATCCCTCCTGTTACTTATTCTCACCCCTTTAATATGCAAGTTTCATACCAGCCGCCGCAAGCCGAAATAAGGGAACCACAGAGATATTCATGCCAATAAATTGGCACCACAAGCGATGAAAAGTAAGTTTTTGAACTAATCTCGCGCGACAACTGTCGCGCGCGTAGCCCTTTGCGTTCTTTGCGCACTTTGCGGTTTTACGCTTTTCAGGGTAGGACACAGAGGAATAATTTTTAAGTTTAGCGCGATGAATATCGCGCCTCTGTGTTCTCCGCGGTTAGAAAAAATTTTCATTATTTGTGGTGCCGATTTATCAGCATGAATATCTCCGCGGTTAAAGATATTTTGCTTATTGCAAAAATTCTGCAATTTTTGCAGAAAAAAATGCTCCTTTTGCAAAAATTGCACAAGTTACCGCAAGCCATATTCTTTTATCTTATACCATAATTTGCGTTCACTGATTTTCAGCACCTGGGCGCACTTGGCCTTATCGCCCCGAAAATGCTGCAAAGTCCGGGTAATGACTTTCCGTTCAACAAGCTTTAAATCGTCGCCGATATAAACCGGTATGAGCAGACTGGCTTCGGCACGGCTACCGCCTTCTTCTCCGCCGGCTTCCCGCACCTCCGCGGGCAGGTTGCTTACCCGTAAGGTACTGTCCTCGGCAAACACCATCGCTCTTTCGATAATGTTTTCCAACTCCCGCACATTTCCCTTAAACTCATACTTGGACAGCAGCCGTAGCGCTTCCGGCTCAATGCTTTTGATCTGCCGGGCCATTTTTTTGTTGTATTTGCCGATAAAGTGTTCCACTAAAAGCGGGATATCTTCCCGCCGCTCCCTAAGCGGGGGCAGGTTGATGGTCACCACGTTAAGGCGGAAATACAAGTCCTCCCGGAATTTCCCCTCGGCAATCATCTTTTTTAAATCGCGGTTGGTGGCGCAAATAATCCGCACGTCAATCTTTCGCCGCTGGCCACAGCCAAGGGGCACGATTTCTTTTTCCTGGACAACGCGCAGCAGTTTGGCCTGCATTTTCATATCCATTTCGCCGATCTCATCAAGGAATATCGTCCCCCGGTCGGCCAGTTCAAACAGCCCTTTCTTACGCTGCACGGCGCCGGTAAAAGCGCCCTTCTCATACCCGAAAAGCTCGCTCTCCAAAAGTTCGGTCGGAATAGCGGCGCAGTTGACCACTTCAAAAGGCTCCTGCCGACGCGCGCTTAGGTAATGGAGCGCTTTGGCCACCAGTTCTTTGCCTGTTCCGCTCTCTCCCGTTATGAGGACATTGGAATCGACCTGGCGCGCCTTGTCGATCTGGCTGAGAATTTGCCGCATCGCCGCCGACTTGCCCACCATCCCCGATATTTCATAAAACTCAGTCAACTTGTGGTTCAAATATTGTACTCTTGACCGCATCCCCCGGTACTCCCGGGCGTTGACCAGCAACATGGACAATTCATCCATATTGATGGGCTTGGTAAGGTAGTAGAACGCCCCTGCCCTCATGGCGGTCACCGACGATTTAATGCTGCCGTACGCCGTCATGATAATGACGATAATGCTGTCGTCATACCGCTTAATCCGGCTGAGCGCTTCCAGTCCGTCTTCACCTCCCAGCTTTAAATCCAGGAGGACAATATCTATTTCCTGCGCCGCAATTATGGCTAGCGCTTCATCGGTCGAGCCGGCCGTAAAAACCGTATAGGTCTCCTCCAGGGCAAAGGCCAGTGAGGCGCAAATAGCCGGTTCATCGTCCACAATCAGTACTTTATACATATTCTCCCCCCTGTCACGGCTATTTCGCCGGAAACTTCAGCCTTACTTTGGTCCCGACATTTTCTACGCTCTCAACGGCAATATCAACGCCGTTCTGTTTGGCCAACTGATAGCTGACAAACAGCCCCAGTCCGGTCCCGCCGGACTTGGTGCTAAAAAACGGTTCAAAGATGTGATTAATGTTTTCCCGGCTGATGCCCACGCCATTGTCCGTTATTGTTAATATGGCATAACCGTCCTGCCCTTCGCCGACAATCTGCAGCCGGGGACTCGGGCGCTCCTCCAAGGCTTGAATGGCATTTAACAAAATATTTATAATGACCTGTTTCATCTGCTGCATATCAACATAAACAAACACCGCATCGGCAATATCTACTTGCAGGTCAATGTTTTTCTTGGCGACGGTGTCGGCAAAAAACACCATGATACCGTCAACAAGCGATTTGAGCGTAATCTGTTCCCGCGCTTGCGTACGGGGATGAGCATAGGTTAAAAGATCGTTAACGATACTATTCAGCCGTTCAATTTCACGGGGAACAAACTCGCTGATTTTTTTCCGGAACAGCGGGTTGTCGTACTTGGTCGGCAAGAGTTCAACAAACGTTTTGATCGAGGTCAAAGGATTGCGCAGCTCATGGGCGATACAGGCCACGAGCTTCCCCAATGCTTCCAGCTTGTCCTTCTTGATAATTTCCTCGCGGAGCTGTTTTTCCTGCGTAATGTCGCGGAAATGAACGATAATATCCCTCTCGTCATCGACCTGCA
Protein-coding sequences here:
- a CDS encoding sodium-translocating pyrophosphatase; this encodes MDLLFIAPGAGLLALLFAAYLAGSVLKESPGNQKMQEISQAIFEGAMAFLNRQYKTLIPFTVAIFLILYFIDGYKLAVSFLVGAVSSAIAGYVGMSSTTKSNARTTEAARHSLNKALSVSFRAGAVMGMSVAGLGLLGVSVLYIIFGDPVVINSFAFGASAIAFFARIGGGIYTKAADVGADLVGKVEAGIPEDDPRNPAVIADNVGDNVGDTAGMGADLFESYAATTIAAMLIGNSIYGVNGVLFPLLIGAAGIAAAIVSTFFVRTGEDGDPQAALNRGLWGTNIITAVIAYIFATQIFGAKGFGIFIAIVAGLAVNVLVGIITEYYTSNAHKPTQHIADASQTGPATNIITGVATGLRSTGIPMVVFAIATWLAYSQAGIYGIAMAAMGMLCTAGMVVAVDSFGPVADNAGGIAEMAELGPEIRKTTDKLDSVGNTTAAIAKGFAIGSAALTALALFTAFGEEVAKNPKLSGLLVDGKLVVNLTEPGVIIGIFLGATLPFIVCALTMEAVGKAAFEMIGEVRRQFREIPGIMEGTGRPDYAKCVDISTKAAIREMIAPGLFAVGTPLLVGFLLGAKALAGFLAGTTAAGVLLAIFMSNAGGAWDNAKKYIEAGKYGGKGTPTHAAAVIGDTVGDPFKDTSGPAMNPLIKVAGTISLIIAPMLFF
- a CDS encoding cyclodeaminase/cyclohydrolase family protein; protein product: MLVNKTIVEFIDELASASPAPGGGSTAALAGALGAALCAMVAKLTSGDKFQDVAAEVREISAAASDLKDRLLRYVDEDTAAFNKVMAAYRLPKQAAEEKERRTAAIQQALKEAADLPMAVAQACLDVLRLAVRVIKVGNPNAASDAAVAGALAYAALQGALYNVKINLSSIKDEEYTTRMKAKIVEVVERSVNANREIEDLAQAIIR
- the ftcD gene encoding glutamate formimidoyltransferase — translated: MEKLVECVPNFSEGRRADVIEAIVGEIRKIDGVKLLDVKPDASHNRTVVTFVGEPQAAKQAAFSACKKAAELIDMEKHQGEHPRIGATDVIPFVPVRGVTMEECVQLANELGQEIAEKLEIPVYLYEAAAKMPSRVKLPDIRKGEYEGLKQDITKPERHPDYGPPRMHPTAGATVVGARQFLIAFNINLGTSDVTIAKKIANAIREARGGYKYCRAIGVMLEDRNIAQVSINMVDYTGTPLYRVFETVKSEAARYGVNVVGSEIIGMVPLQALLDVAEFYLRLEGFERKQVFEENL
- the gltS gene encoding sodium/glutamate symporter, which produces MSFELVNKVWVMKLDIVATVAISVLLLMFGSWVRRTFPFFVRFCIPAAVIGGFSFSILAWALKEANLLTFKLDTTLQMPFMIAFFTTVGLGGSLGLIKKGGKSLIIYLVSCWILAVMQNVVGAGTAMLTGIHPVLGVMAGAVSLEGGMGAASAFGPTAEQLGVQGAFVVAVASATYGLISGGLMGGPLAKWLIERYDLPIETSEENLEGLHQAVTAEQDDPVTSDKVLSMMALILVVMVLGALGSAKIKDATGFVLPGYVGAMFVAVLFRNINDIKPFVKMHDKTVDLIADVSLGIFLTMAMMSLKIWELYSLALPLIIILAVQTVFMFIFCIYFLFPLLGRNYDAAVMCAGMIGHGLGATPNAVANMSAVAERYGVVSRKAFLIVPLCGAVLIDIVGIPNIVWFINYFTK
- the rnr gene encoding ribonuclease R, with protein sequence MGKTALRDKILNFMRNDAYRPLTAEDLAEEMGLKGKELIDFWPILHELEAEALIIKTRYGKYGVPERMNLIVGRFHASGKGYGFVVPDNPEEPDIYITADAAMTAMHNDRVVARIHRRTPVHGKKREGEIIRIVERANHRIVGTFAASRHYGFVVPDDPRLGQDIFVPKGERNGAKDNAKVVVEITKWPERQRSAEGRIVEVLGQKGDPGIEILSIITKHNLPRSFPPEVERAAADAPAEISAAELAGRRDLRDLPIVTIDAEDAKDLDDAVHVERLSAGRYLLGVHIADVSYYVRENTPLDVEARRRGTSVYLVDRVLPMLPPRLSNGICSLNAGEDRLTLSVHMEIDAGGRIVRYEIFPSVIRVHTRLSYNIVRRILVDRDENLRRQYADLVDHLEEMARLCHILRERRMRRGAIDFDFPEIKVKLDEEGRPVELVKRVRSLAESIIEEFMLAANETVAEHLHRLGVPAVYRVHEEPDPEKMEKLNDLLHNFGQRLTSVDDIHPIALQKVLTRIAGRPEERIISTVMLRSLKQARYEAENLGHFGLAARYYTHFTSPIRRYPDLIVHRILRETFTTGELSAKRREKLAKMLPAVAQHSSERERAAAEAERETVDLKKVEYMARFVGDEFPGIISGVTAFGLFVELDNGVEGLVHVSSMDDDYYQFAEEQYALIGERSKRTYRLGDAVAVRVVRVNPADRTIDLAFAAEPWRGEADKAANDQGRKGNKVKGKTGNKRQSKSGGKAKAAAKPKNRLK
- a CDS encoding sigma-54-dependent transcriptional regulator is translated as MYKVLIVDDEPAICASLAFALEETYTVFTAGSTDEALAIIAAQEIDIVLLDLKLGGEDGLEALSRIKRYDDSIIVIIMTAYGSIKSSVTAMRAGAFYYLTKPINMDELSMLLVNAREYRGMRSRVQYLNHKLTEFYEISGMVGKSAAMRQILSQIDKARQVDSNVLITGESGTGKELVAKALHYLSARRQEPFEVVNCAAIPTELLESELFGYEKGAFTGAVQRKKGLFELADRGTIFLDEIGEMDMKMQAKLLRVVQEKEIVPLGCGQRRKIDVRIICATNRDLKKMIAEGKFREDLYFRLNVVTINLPPLRERREDIPLLVEHFIGKYNKKMARQIKSIEPEALRLLSKYEFKGNVRELENIIERAMVFAEDSTLRVSNLPAEVREAGGEEGGSRAEASLLIPVYIGDDLKLVERKVITRTLQHFRGDKAKCAQVLKISERKLWYKIKEYGLR
- a CDS encoding PaaI family thioesterase, with protein sequence MDQRNEWCFACGRLNPIGLKLTFREENNTYVTNFTAGPEHQGYDGIVHGGIVSTLLDEIMARYIYAKGMNAVTARLEVRYRQPTPVGQALTVVGWIVAKRGRIYELAGEVRLPDGTVTAEGKALVAVVDK
- the secG gene encoding preprotein translocase subunit SecG; this translates as MVTALMILEAILSILLIASVVLQSGRSAGMGGAIAGGAETLFGGKKKGIDELLAKATMFLAVLFGIVTMILVKVMQ
- a CDS encoding alpha/beta hydrolase: MAIIRGAEPFLLPGGDYGVLLVHGFTGSPAEMRLAGQYLHDRGYTVLAPRLCGHGTNEREMRLTVWPHWYGAVEDGYHLLRGLCRKVAAVGLSMGGLMVLKLAAEYPVDKVVSLSAPIYIADRRLHLLPAYRLFRRYIPKKRKRYDVDPIYTVGYDRTPLDCVTSLLALIKHVDKLLPVITAPALVIQSQAEHTVRPESARHIFDRLGSADKQLIWLRRSGHVVTLDVERDEVFAQIDVFLRRE